Within the Populus trichocarpa isolate Nisqually-1 chromosome 14, P.trichocarpa_v4.1, whole genome shotgun sequence genome, the region CTGTCTGGCTCCACCGTTGACTGGACAAGTTAGAATAAATTGGATATGTGTATTAGGTTTGTGTGAATTTTGACGAAAAGAAACGATATGTTTTCTCATATTTAAAGTTGTTTCTATTTAACTTGAAAGTCATCgctcaccttttattttatttttaacttttattatggttgtgtttggtattaaaaatatagttttttttaaagtgttttttacttaaaaatatataaaaataatattttttattttttaaaatttattttcaacaacatctggtcaaaacaatctgaaaattttcaaaattttataaatatgtattctaccacaaaaataaacagctTGTTACTAGCTAGTCTCGTAATTGGCTAATGCCCACATCTGTTTCGTCTAGATGTGACTTCTATTTCACTTTTATTACTCAAGATTATTATAGACTTTATGGGACTTCATTTTTTCTCAAATCAAACTGCTGCTGCATCTAGTCGCTTACCCTATGCAAGGCAGGCAGCTTTATTCTCACAACCATGAAACGAACCAAACCAATGATTTTGACTTCATGAGAGATCAATTCTTTGACATTTTaccacctctttttttttttttcttttgtagttGCTACCCTCCCTGGAATGATATTGCTTAGACTTTTGAGTTCTTGCCAGTATGTCTTGGGCGCCCATTCTACTGGTAACTTGTTACTTACTTTAAACAAGATTATAGTTAGAGTTTAATGTCTCCCACCAgctaagaaaaattatatcaaattgattAAACGAAGAAAGTGAGATAGACTTACCAGCGGCAGGTAGCCGACTAGTTGACATCCGTTGAAGAATGACAAGCACCGAATTGCAAGGAGAATTATGAATAGACTACGTTCaatcagaatatatatatatatatatatactcgtATACTAACCTGCATAGATAACAACTTGGATTTTCTGTTTACATGCCTGAGACGTGACAGGAGACCAACGCGTTTTTTCAGAAAGTCGTGCAAGTTGATTTCATAAATATTACTGCTAACAATCATCATGTTATAATATTTGAATCATAAGCCACTTAATTTGCAATCCTCTATAAATAAAGCTTTCCTATTTACACAAATTCCTCAAACTTAGCTAGCTAGTTGTAACTCTCCTTGGTCCAAAAAATGATGCCTTCTAAGCTCATCTCTCTGGTAGCGTTGGCTGTTGTTTTTCTTCCCTTCCTTGCCTCTCCATCTTTAGCAGATGTACCAAGTAGTGATCCTGTCAGCCCTGGAACCCTTTGCAAGGACACCCCAGACCCTTCCTTTTGCAAATCTGTTCTCCCTGTCCAATCTACCAATGTCTATGACTCTGCCCGACTTTGCGTCCGAAAGTCCCTATCACAATCCCGTAAATTTTTGAACCTAGTTAATGGATATCTCTCACGCCGCTCCACTTTGTCCGTCGCTGCAATTCGGGCTCTTGAGGATTGTCAGTTTCTAGCTAATCTAAACATGGAGTTTTTGTTGAGCTCCTTTCAAACTGTCAATGCTACTAGTAAAACCTTGCCTTCTTTGCAAGCTGATAATGTGCAAACTTTGCTAAGTGCCATTTTAACGAACCAGCAAACCTGTTTAGATGGCCTACAGGCCACATCTTCTGCTTCGAGTGTAAGTAACGATCTCTCAGTCCCTTTGTCTAATGACACAAAACTTTATAGTGTTTCTCTAGCTTTTTTCACCGAAGGTTGGGTTCctaaaaagaagagagggagcACATGGCAGCCTAAAAGCAAGCAGTTTGCATTCAGACATGGACGATTGCCAATGAAAATGTCTGCCAGGACCCGTGCAATTTACGAGTCAGTGAGCACAAGAAAACTTCTCCAGACAGTGAATAACGATATAGAGGTCAGTGATATAGTGACGGTGAGTCAGGACGGACAAGGAAATTTCACAACCATCAATGATGCTGTCGCTGCAGCTCCAAATAATACCGACGGCAGTAATGGCTACTTCATGATTTATGTCACTGCAGGCATTTATGAAGAGTATGTGTCTATTGCAAAGAA harbors:
- the LOC7495241 gene encoding probable pectinesterase/pectinesterase inhibitor 7, with amino-acid sequence MMPSKLISLVALAVVFLPFLASPSLADVPSSDPVSPGTLCKDTPDPSFCKSVLPVQSTNVYDSARLCVRKSLSQSRKFLNLVNGYLSRRSTLSVAAIRALEDCQFLANLNMEFLLSSFQTVNATSKTLPSLQADNVQTLLSAILTNQQTCLDGLQATSSASSVSNDLSVPLSNDTKLYSVSLAFFTEGWVPKKKRGSTWQPKSKQFAFRHGRLPMKMSARTRAIYESVSTRKLLQTVNNDIEVSDIVTVSQDGQGNFTTINDAVAAAPNNTDGSNGYFMIYVTAGIYEEYVSIAKNKKYLMMVGDGINQTVITGNRSVVDGWTTFNSATFAVVAPNFVAVNITFRNTAGAVKHQAVAVRSGADLSAFYGCSFEGYQDTLYTHSLRQFYRECDIYGTVDFIFGNAAVVLQNCNLYPRLPMSGQFNAITAQGRTDPNQNTGTSIHNCNIKAADDLASSNATVQTYLGRPWKQYSRTVYMQSFMDGLINPAGWQIWSGDFALNTSYYAEYNNTGPGSATTNRVTWPGFHVINATDAVNFTVSSFLLGNDWLPQTAVPFSSGLI